In a single window of the Campylobacter iguaniorum genome:
- a CDS encoding bifunctional C40 family peptidase/M15 family metallopeptidase produces MKPIFFIISVILMCGCSLKQQQQILDLGFEQNATILPKFEDNITINHNVLLSKYFSVWSEEITQNQGDLMWAFKTYKNSSKKTYYGESGLPRSQEWFKKQKQNANFDEFKTILQPALTLTNTVIRNFPTFDKLFLNVKQAGEGYPFDYLQDSIIPALSPVLISHYSKDKAFAFVRSDAIWGFVPTINLKVLTKNEVSEFKNYKFGAFKFDNFPVLDTNNQFKFSSRIGGIFPYNDENKTHFVLKNQLIISKDFSSKFEELNDENIKIRLNNMLGQNYGWGGENGLRDCSLFLKDYFASFGIWLPRNSKEQGKIGQVINLSNLNNEEKEKMIKKYAIPFLTLLYMPGHIMLYAGEVNGSLVAVHDAWGIRTKDDGRAMIGGIAITDLQIGKDEPNINKKALLLSKIKSMNTIITDEKSAFEMAYNIKIDGNTLKFEDGSQMSFDDNQTKNYDKYLNNPSIKDMLAYKYPLLEPLNSLLSDAGRFRNSEFFNKIYGMDKESVKANLTEIIWLKNSVNKKFKFNSKNGAAKALQKVSNELDILVQNEPKFKKYLDNPSGTFNYRIIAKTNRLSAHSWGIAIDINTNLSDYWQWSKDGKYKNQIPKEIVEIFEKHGFIWGGRWQHFDTMHFEYRPEFSVYTNSRQESFNLI; encoded by the coding sequence TTGAAACCTATATTTTTTATCATAAGCGTCATCTTGATGTGTGGTTGCAGCCTAAAACAGCAACAACAAATTTTGGATCTTGGTTTTGAGCAAAATGCAACAATTTTGCCTAAATTTGAAGACAATATCACTATAAATCACAATGTCTTGCTAAGCAAATATTTTAGCGTCTGGAGTGAAGAAATCACGCAAAATCAGGGTGATTTGATGTGGGCGTTTAAAACGTATAAAAACAGCTCCAAAAAGACTTATTATGGCGAAAGTGGACTTCCAAGAAGCCAGGAGTGGTTTAAAAAACAAAAGCAAAATGCGAACTTTGATGAGTTTAAAACGATTTTGCAACCAGCGCTAACACTAACAAACACCGTCATTCGCAATTTTCCGACCTTTGACAAGTTATTTTTGAATGTCAAACAAGCTGGGGAAGGATATCCATTTGACTATCTTCAAGACTCGATTATTCCAGCTTTAAGCCCAGTTTTGATATCTCATTATAGCAAAGACAAGGCTTTTGCATTTGTTAGAAGTGACGCTATTTGGGGATTTGTGCCTACTATAAATTTAAAAGTGCTAACAAAAAATGAAGTTAGTGAGTTTAAAAATTATAAATTTGGTGCGTTTAAGTTTGATAATTTTCCGGTTTTAGACACAAATAACCAGTTTAAATTTAGCTCTCGTATAGGCGGGATTTTTCCATATAATGATGAAAATAAAACGCATTTTGTGCTAAAAAATCAACTTATAATTTCAAAAGATTTTTCTAGTAAATTTGAAGAATTAAACGATGAAAATATCAAAATTAGATTAAATAATATGCTCGGTCAAAACTACGGCTGGGGTGGCGAAAATGGACTAAGGGATTGCTCTTTATTCTTAAAAGACTACTTTGCTTCATTTGGAATATGGCTACCAAGAAACTCAAAAGAGCAAGGCAAAATAGGTCAGGTAATCAACCTGTCAAATTTAAACAATGAGGAAAAAGAAAAAATGATAAAAAAATATGCAATTCCATTTTTGACATTACTCTATATGCCAGGACACATAATGCTTTACGCTGGAGAAGTAAATGGCTCGCTAGTAGCCGTGCATGATGCTTGGGGGATAAGGACAAAGGATGATGGCAGAGCCATGATAGGTGGTATCGCAATAACTGATTTACAAATCGGCAAAGATGAGCCAAACATCAATAAAAAAGCCCTTTTGCTCTCAAAAATCAAATCCATGAATACAATAATCACAGATGAAAAATCAGCTTTTGAGATGGCTTACAATATAAAAATTGATGGCAATACGCTTAAATTTGAAGATGGATCGCAAATGAGCTTTGATGATAATCAAACAAAAAATTATGATAAATACTTAAATAATCCAAGCATTAAAGATATGCTAGCTTATAAATATCCGCTGCTAGAGCCACTAAACTCGCTGCTAAGCGACGCTGGAAGATTTAGAAATAGTGAGTTTTTTAATAAAATTTACGGCATGGATAAAGAGAGCGTAAAAGCAAATTTAACTGAAATAATTTGGTTAAAAAATAGCGTGAATAAAAAGTTTAAATTTAACTCTAAAAATGGAGCTGCAAAAGCACTGCAAAAAGTCAGCAACGAGCTAGATATTTTGGTGCAAAATGAGCCTAAATTTAAAAAATATCTAGATAATCCATCAGGCACATTTAACTATAGAATAATAGCCAAAACAAACCGTCTTTCAGCTCATAGCTGGGGTATCGCAATAGATATAAATACAAATTTAAGCGATTATTGGCAGTGGAGCAAAGATGGCAAATACAAAAATCAAATCCCAAAAGAGATAGTAGAAATCTTCGAAAAACACGGATTTATCTGGGGAGGAAGATGGCAGCATTTTGATACAATGCATTTTGAGTATCGCCCAGAGTTTAGCGTATATACTAACTCTAGGCAAGAAAGTTTTAATCTAATTTAA
- a CDS encoding ATP-dependent DNA helicase: MLYEILEILSRSNLFLTGGGGVGKSYITKEIIHAYKKAGKNIVILGSTGISAVGIGGVSCHSFFKFGISSNFEELKLLDRKQRGKLSELKKIIESCDLLIIDEVSMISSELMEMINYRLISFKFRGRILLVGDFYQLPPVKKTDPNALFSFNYAFSSSAWNGLNLCNVELLLSKRTSDLKFYELLSRIRIGEIDSEICEFLNSRLVEEIPNDMTVLFGRNYDADRLNEQRLSQIDAKLENLVASVDIYDTKLSDQAIDKWINNLNSPYELKLKIGAKVMFLANKWGEYFNGEQGVVVDFIKNENIIQSILVKKDNDVIIEVEPCKYELYDFGLDGDEVTQNIRASFMQFPLKLAYAITIHKSQGMSIERFACSLDHIFANGQLYVALSRATNPNGLYLYYGKSANFQNYLKSVVKIDNEVRDFYENTKFIKENI; the protein is encoded by the coding sequence TTGCTATATGAGATTTTAGAAATTTTAAGTCGTTCAAATTTGTTTTTAACTGGTGGCGGTGGTGTTGGCAAAAGCTACATCACCAAAGAGATCATTCACGCATACAAAAAAGCTGGAAAAAACATAGTCATACTTGGAAGTACTGGCATAAGCGCAGTTGGGATAGGTGGCGTGAGTTGTCATAGCTTTTTTAAATTTGGAATATCTTCAAATTTCGAAGAGCTAAAACTGCTTGACCGCAAGCAAAGAGGAAAATTAAGCGAACTAAAAAAGATAATAGAAAGCTGCGATTTGCTTATCATCGATGAAGTTTCTATGATAAGTAGCGAGCTTATGGAGATGATAAATTATAGGCTGATTTCGTTTAAATTTAGGGGTAGGATTTTGCTTGTTGGGGATTTTTATCAGCTTCCGCCAGTGAAAAAAACTGATCCAAATGCACTTTTTAGTTTTAATTATGCTTTTAGTTCATCTGCTTGGAATGGCTTAAATTTATGCAATGTAGAGCTTTTGCTATCTAAAAGAACTAGCGATTTGAAGTTTTATGAGCTACTTTCACGCATTAGAATAGGTGAGATTGATAGTGAGATTTGTGAGTTTTTAAATAGCAGACTTGTTGAAGAAATCCCAAATGATATGACTGTACTTTTTGGTAGGAATTATGACGCCGATAGACTAAATGAGCAAAGGCTTAGCCAAATAGATGCCAAGCTTGAAAATTTAGTCGCTAGTGTGGATATTTACGATACCAAGTTAAGTGATCAAGCGATTGATAAATGGATAAATAATCTAAACTCACCTTATGAGCTGAAGCTAAAAATAGGCGCTAAGGTGATGTTTTTGGCTAATAAATGGGGCGAATATTTTAATGGCGAGCAAGGCGTGGTTGTGGATTTTATCAAAAATGAAAATATAATTCAAAGCATACTAGTCAAAAAGGATAATGACGTTATCATCGAAGTGGAGCCTTGTAAATATGAGCTTTATGATTTTGGATTGGACGGCGATGAGGTTACGCAAAACATTAGAGCGAGTTTCATGCAATTCCCACTAAAACTAGCTTACGCCATTACGATACACAAATCTCAAGGCATGAGCATAGAGCGTTTTGCTTGTAGTTTGGATCATATATTTGCCAACGGTCAGCTTTACGTGGCGCTTTCAAGAGCTACTAATCCAAATGGGCTTTATCTTTATTATGGCAAAAGTGCAAATTTTCAAAATTACTTAAAAAGCGTTGTTAAAATCGATAATGAAGTTAGGGATTTTTACGAAAATACTAAATTTATAAAGGAAAACATATGA
- the lolA gene encoding LolA-like outer membrane lipoprotein chaperone, translating into MKKFLVVLCVLASWLVANELSFTTLSSNFTQTVQSQTKKITYSGYFVAKKDIGAFWHYKEPIKKLIYFNYGRVTILEPELEQAILTDLKNSPNLTDILSSAKKISNDKFEALYDDTKYIITVKNSLPARISYTDKLDNKVDISLSQTRKDEPINEGLLEPKIPEYYDILTN; encoded by the coding sequence ATGAAAAAATTTTTAGTAGTTTTATGCGTCTTAGCTAGCTGGTTAGTAGCAAACGAGCTTAGCTTCACAACACTTTCTAGCAACTTTACTCAAACAGTCCAAAGCCAAACAAAAAAGATAACATATAGTGGATATTTTGTAGCTAAAAAAGATATTGGAGCATTTTGGCATTACAAAGAACCTATCAAAAAGCTTATATATTTCAACTACGGAAGAGTGACTATACTAGAACCAGAGCTAGAGCAAGCTATCTTAACTGATCTTAAAAACTCTCCAAATTTAACCGATATTTTATCAAGTGCGAAAAAAATCTCAAATGATAAATTTGAAGCGTTGTATGATGATACAAAGTACATTATCACAGTCAAAAACTCTCTTCCAGCAAGAATAAGCTACACTGATAAATTAGACAATAAAGTAGATATTTCCCTTAGCCAAACTAGAAAAGACGAACCCATAAATGAGGGGCTTTTAGAGCCAAAGATTCCAGAGTATTATGATATTTTAACAAACTAA
- the secA gene encoding preprotein translocase subunit SecA produces the protein MITAIARKIFGTRNDKEVKKYFKRVALINNLENKYANLSDDELRAEFDKLRADLNSGKVTKDDILNNVFAIVRETSKRTLNMRHFDVQLIGGMVLNDGKIAEMKTGEGKTLVATLPVVLNAMDGKGVHVVTVNDYLAKRDATQMSAIYNFLGLSVGVVLGGEYDDEKRKAAYNSDITYGTNNEFGFDYLRDNMKFELSSKVQREHNYVIVDEVDSILIDEARTPLIISGPTNRTLDGYIKADAVARQLVKGTPAATPQEKATGDFTVDEKNRTIMITEAGISKAEKLFGVENLYDLDNAILSHHLDQALKAHNLFEKDVHYVVRDEQVIIVDEFTGRLSEGRRFSEGLHQALEAKEGVKIQEESQTLADITFQNYFRMYEKLSGMTGTAQTEATEFSQIYKLDVISIPTNVPIKRVDKDDLIYKTENEKFKAVIEEIKRANAIGQPVLVGTASIEKSEVFHKMLAKEKIAHSVLNAKNHEKEAQIIAEAGAKGAVTIATNMAGRGVDIRISDEIRAIGGLYIIGTERHESRRIDNQLRGRAGRQGDPGMSRFYLSLEDSLLRIFGSDKIKAIMDRLGIEEGESIESRLVTRAVENAQKKVESLHFESRKHILEYDDVANEQRKTIYKYRNELLNPEFDLKDKIISNRDDFVKTLLDTAEIFDGALSDEFDLNKLVNVVYSETGSQLGEDELKGLTHAELVQKVADKLASDYEEKMSPIDDEQRKNIEKVLYLQVVDNAWREHLYQMDILKTGIGLRGYNQKDPLTEYKKESYNLFMELVSRLKNESVKTLQIIRFKAAPAAEENQEESQREEAGKEEAQSSKKIARNDPCPCGSGKKYKECCGKSGPKKGIFA, from the coding sequence ATGATAACAGCTATTGCAAGAAAGATTTTTGGCACTAGAAATGATAAGGAAGTAAAGAAATATTTCAAGCGAGTCGCTTTGATAAATAACCTTGAAAACAAATATGCAAATTTGAGCGATGATGAGCTTAGGGCTGAATTTGACAAGCTTAGAGCTGATTTAAATAGTGGTAAAGTAACAAAAGATGATATATTAAACAATGTATTTGCGATAGTCAGAGAGACTAGTAAAAGAACTTTAAATATGCGTCATTTTGACGTGCAATTAATAGGTGGTATGGTCTTAAATGATGGCAAGATAGCTGAAATGAAGACTGGTGAGGGTAAGACTTTGGTTGCCACCTTGCCAGTTGTGCTAAATGCTATGGACGGCAAAGGCGTGCATGTAGTGACAGTGAACGACTACCTTGCAAAAAGAGACGCCACTCAAATGAGTGCGATTTATAACTTTTTAGGTCTTAGCGTGGGAGTTGTGCTTGGTGGCGAATATGACGATGAGAAGAGGAAAGCTGCCTATAATAGTGATATAACCTACGGCACAAACAATGAATTTGGCTTTGATTATTTGCGTGATAATATGAAATTTGAGCTTAGCTCAAAGGTGCAAAGAGAGCATAACTACGTAATCGTCGATGAGGTCGATAGTATCTTGATCGATGAGGCTAGAACGCCACTTATCATCAGCGGACCAACGAATCGCACACTTGATGGATATATCAAGGCTGACGCAGTGGCAAGACAACTAGTAAAAGGTACTCCAGCAGCCACTCCACAAGAAAAAGCAACTGGAGATTTTACTGTAGATGAGAAAAACCGCACCATAATGATAACAGAAGCTGGTATCTCAAAAGCAGAAAAGCTCTTTGGCGTGGAAAATCTCTATGACCTTGATAATGCCATTCTTAGCCACCATCTAGATCAAGCTTTGAAAGCTCACAATCTATTTGAAAAAGACGTGCATTACGTAGTAAGAGATGAGCAAGTAATAATCGTAGATGAGTTTACAGGACGTTTGAGTGAGGGAAGGAGATTTAGCGAGGGTCTTCACCAAGCACTTGAGGCAAAAGAGGGTGTCAAAATCCAAGAAGAGAGCCAAACTCTAGCCGATATTACATTTCAAAATTACTTTAGAATGTATGAAAAACTCTCAGGCATGACAGGAACTGCCCAAACAGAAGCTACTGAGTTTTCTCAAATTTACAAGTTAGATGTTATATCAATCCCAACAAACGTACCGATAAAAAGAGTTGATAAAGATGACCTGATTTACAAAACCGAAAATGAGAAATTTAAAGCTGTAATTGAAGAAATCAAAAGAGCAAATGCCATAGGTCAGCCTGTGCTTGTAGGAACTGCAAGTATAGAAAAGAGTGAAGTTTTCCATAAAATGTTAGCCAAAGAAAAAATCGCTCACTCTGTTTTGAACGCTAAAAACCACGAAAAAGAAGCTCAAATCATCGCTGAAGCTGGTGCAAAAGGCGCAGTAACGATAGCTACAAATATGGCTGGACGTGGTGTTGATATCCGTATAAGCGATGAGATTAGAGCTATAGGTGGGCTTTATATCATAGGAACTGAACGCCATGAGAGCCGCCGTATCGATAATCAGCTAAGAGGTCGTGCCGGACGTCAAGGTGATCCTGGAATGAGCCGTTTTTACCTAAGTTTGGAAGATAGTTTGCTTAGAATTTTTGGTAGCGATAAGATAAAAGCTATCATGGATAGGCTTGGCATAGAAGAGGGCGAAAGTATCGAAAGCAGACTTGTCACAAGAGCTGTTGAAAACGCTCAAAAGAAAGTCGAGAGCTTGCACTTTGAAAGTAGAAAACACATACTTGAGTATGATGATGTGGCAAATGAGCAAAGAAAAACAATCTATAAATATAGAAATGAGCTTCTAAATCCTGAGTTTGATCTAAAAGATAAGATTATTTCAAATAGAGATGATTTTGTAAAAACACTGCTTGATACTGCTGAGATATTTGACGGTGCGTTAAGTGATGAATTTGATCTAAATAAACTTGTAAATGTGGTTTATAGCGAGACTGGATCACAGCTTGGTGAAGATGAACTAAAGGGGCTAACTCACGCAGAACTAGTCCAAAAGGTCGCAGACAAACTAGCGAGCGATTATGAAGAAAAGATGTCACCTATAGATGATGAACAAAGAAAAAATATAGAAAAAGTTCTTTACTTGCAAGTCGTGGATAACGCTTGGAGAGAGCATTTGTATCAAATGGATATATTGAAAACAGGCATAGGACTTCGTGGATATAACCAAAAAGATCCGCTCACTGAGTATAAAAAGGAGAGCTACAATCTATTTATGGAGCTTGTTAGCAGGCTTAAAAATGAAAGCGTTAAAACCTTGCAAATCATAAGATTTAAAGCAGCTCCTGCGGCTGAAGAAAATCAAGAAGAGAGCCAAAGAGAAGAAGCCGGTAAAGAAGAAGCTCAAAGCTCAAAAAAAATAGCTAGAAATGATCCATGCCCTTGCGGAAGTGGTAAAAAATATAAAGAGTGTTGCGGCAAAAGTGGCCCTAAAAAAGGGATTTTTGCTTAA
- a CDS encoding ABC transporter permease: MVKYLLLKYLRFDKTQPFISLSALLAFLGVSIGLMVLIVAMAIMNGFDKEFERKLFTMNYPITIMSHSKANITNLDVEELKLKFPELKFSPYINAQTIVKSGNSMEGGLVFGVDFEDERQINSVINEALKGQIPSGFEIIIGKGMKNELGGDEKVTLIFMQNDPSGFSVVPKMKRFSVVGDFSSGLIAYDKAYSYTDVNALRKVLGYDYGTYDGIHIYSQNPRADIKKINETLPIGKRAIGWWEQNGNFFSALALEKRALFIVLMLIILVASLNIISSLLMTVMNRRQEIALLLALGASKSEIKKSFFAQGLVVGGSGIVFGLVLGLFGVWLLGSFDIVNLPADVYGSSKLPMELSLIDLVMIVVGAIFIVAFSSYYPAKKASNVDILTTLRNE, encoded by the coding sequence ATGGTAAAGTATTTACTCTTAAAATATCTAAGATTTGATAAAACACAGCCTTTTATCAGCCTTTCGGCTTTGCTTGCGTTTTTAGGCGTAAGCATTGGGCTTATGGTGCTTATCGTGGCTATGGCAATAATGAATGGTTTTGATAAAGAATTTGAGCGAAAACTCTTTACTATGAACTATCCTATCACAATCATGAGCCACTCTAAGGCAAATATAACAAATTTAGATGTAGAAGAGTTAAAACTAAAGTTTCCAGAGCTTAAATTTAGCCCATACATAAATGCTCAAACTATCGTAAAAAGTGGCAACTCTATGGAGGGTGGGCTTGTTTTTGGTGTGGATTTTGAAGATGAAAGACAGATAAATTCAGTCATAAATGAAGCCTTAAAAGGTCAAATTCCAAGTGGTTTTGAAATCATCATTGGTAAAGGTATGAAAAATGAACTTGGAGGCGATGAAAAGGTCACTCTGATCTTTATGCAAAACGATCCGAGCGGGTTTTCTGTCGTGCCTAAGATGAAGAGATTTAGCGTAGTTGGCGACTTTAGCTCAGGTCTTATAGCTTATGATAAGGCTTATAGTTACACTGATGTAAATGCACTTAGAAAAGTCCTTGGCTATGATTATGGGACTTATGATGGCATCCATATTTACTCACAAAATCCAAGAGCTGACATAAAAAAAATAAACGAAACTCTTCCTATAGGCAAAAGAGCCATAGGCTGGTGGGAACAAAATGGAAACTTTTTTAGTGCTTTGGCGCTTGAAAAACGGGCACTTTTTATCGTTTTGATGCTGATTATACTAGTAGCAAGCTTAAATATCATAAGCTCACTTCTTATGACAGTGATGAATCGTCGCCAAGAAATAGCCTTATTGTTAGCCTTAGGAGCTAGTAAAAGCGAGATAAAAAAGAGCTTTTTTGCTCAAGGATTAGTGGTTGGCGGTAGCGGAATAGTTTTCGGTCTTGTGCTTGGGCTTTTTGGAGTGTGGTTGCTTGGAAGTTTTGATATAGTAAATTTGCCAGCTGACGTGTATGGAAGCAGTAAGTTGCCTATGGAATTATCGCTAATAGATCTTGTGATGATAGTGGTTGGAGCGATCTTTATCGTTGCTTTTTCATCATATTACCCAGCTAAAAAAGCCAGCAATGTCGATATCTTAACAACTCTTAGAAATGAGTGA
- a CDS encoding prepilin-type N-terminal cleavage/methylation domain-containing protein, with translation MKKAFTLLELVVVIVVIGVLASVAMPRFDRNNLQLAADQILSHIRYTQHLAMVDDKFNPVDANWYKSRWQIYFNTYNGEQTYTIFSDSPTYSGNPDGKEIAKNPLKPDQMLTIGHSGISTINPSPELNLTKKYGITNITLSSGCSVSGSKRITFDELGRPYKGNIKSNSNAYQNAASDCSIKISTKTECINIKVTSRTGYAYIDTAKCTL, from the coding sequence ATGAAAAAAGCATTTACATTATTAGAATTAGTTGTAGTCATCGTGGTAATCGGCGTGTTGGCAAGTGTTGCTATGCCTAGATTTGATAGAAATAATCTCCAGCTAGCAGCCGATCAGATCCTCAGCCATATTCGCTACACTCAGCACCTTGCTATGGTTGATGATAAATTTAATCCAGTAGATGCGAATTGGTATAAATCAAGATGGCAAATATATTTTAATACTTATAATGGGGAGCAAACATATACTATATTTTCAGATTCACCGACATACAGTGGAAATCCAGATGGTAAAGAGATAGCTAAAAATCCACTGAAACCAGATCAAATGCTTACAATTGGACACTCTGGAATTTCTACCATAAATCCAAGTCCAGAGTTAAATTTAACTAAAAAATATGGAATAACAAATATTACTCTTTCTAGCGGTTGCTCTGTAAGTGGAAGTAAAAGAATAACATTTGATGAGTTAGGTAGACCGTATAAAGGAAATATAAAATCAAATTCAAACGCATATCAAAATGCTGCAAGTGATTGCTCAATCAAAATTTCAACAAAAACAGAGTGTATCAATATAAAAGTTACATCAAGAACCGGCTATGCTTATATTGATACTGCTAAATGTACCCTATAA
- a CDS encoding membrane protein: MQNRAFNLLWLVAIIGLNLALLLFSISSLSISYDEAKIFFLGDTLLHKIINLSTTYFGQNDYALRLPFLIAHFFNIILLYKISNLYLKRYTDRLICVVLYMFLPGVLASAILVNEASFIILITLLIIYFEQKSLPILMIVCIVLSFFISQSFVSLYIGLALFGLYKKQKLSLATGIIAAVIWFWLFGLETDGKPKGYLIDTLGVFAAVFSPLVFLYFIYTTYRIWIKEDKNLLWFISTTAFCVCSLLSIRQKQSLEMFLPFCVILTPLMVKVFFNSYRVRLPKFRIKHKICTIIVLSFLAINSFASIFHSVIYLFLDDPKKHFVYKYDVAKDLANRLKLLRIHAVKTNYDMAIRLQFYGIKKGNEYILSQKRQDGCDNSLIKITKFDKVIARYYICKAQ; the protein is encoded by the coding sequence ATGCAAAACAGAGCGTTTAATCTATTATGGTTAGTTGCGATTATAGGGTTAAATTTAGCCCTTTTGCTCTTTAGTATTTCAAGCCTTAGCATAAGCTATGATGAAGCAAAAATATTTTTTTTAGGCGACACTCTTTTACACAAAATCATAAATTTATCCACCACTTATTTTGGGCAAAACGATTATGCCTTAAGGCTTCCATTTCTCATAGCTCATTTTTTTAATATCATTTTGCTATACAAAATCTCAAATTTATATCTCAAAAGATACACAGATAGGCTAATTTGCGTTGTTTTATATATGTTTTTACCAGGAGTACTAGCCAGCGCGATACTTGTAAATGAAGCTAGTTTTATCATACTTATCACACTTTTGATTATATATTTTGAGCAAAAAAGTTTGCCTATACTAATGATTGTTTGCATTGTTTTATCATTTTTTATCAGCCAATCATTTGTGAGCTTATACATAGGACTTGCTCTATTTGGCTTATACAAAAAACAAAAACTAAGCCTCGCAACTGGAATTATCGCTGCTGTTATTTGGTTTTGGCTTTTTGGATTAGAAACTGATGGAAAACCAAAAGGGTATTTGATAGACACATTAGGCGTTTTTGCCGCTGTGTTTTCGCCACTAGTATTTTTGTATTTTATCTACACGACTTATAGAATTTGGATAAAAGAAGATAAAAATCTACTTTGGTTTATCAGCACGACTGCATTTTGTGTATGCTCCTTGCTATCTATCAGACAAAAACAGAGCCTAGAAATGTTCTTGCCATTTTGCGTGATTTTAACCCCACTCATGGTGAAAGTTTTTTTCAACTCATATAGAGTTAGACTGCCTAAATTTAGGATTAAACATAAGATTTGCACCATTATAGTTTTATCATTTTTAGCCATAAATTCATTTGCGAGTATATTTCATAGCGTCATATATCTGTTTTTAGATGACCCCAAAAAACATTTTGTTTATAAATATGATGTCGCAAAAGACCTTGCAAATAGGCTAAAACTGCTTAGGATCCACGCTGTGAAAACAAACTACGATATGGCTATCAGACTCCAGTTTTACGGTATCAAAAAAGGAAATGAATATATCCTTAGCCAAAAAAGGCAAGATGGTTGCGACAATAGTTTAATCAAAATCACTAAATTTGACAAAGTCATAGCCAGATATTACATTTGCAAAGCCCAGTAA
- a CDS encoding MFS transporter produces MNRLELLVMYFCTGLTLCVLYATQPIGPVFEVELGISRTEATLFTTSMMTPLAFASIFYGYILERVAIKKLLILAFLLLGVSEIIFSLSSSYFWMLNIRGFQGLLVPAVLTGIMSYISTASTKENVASAIGAYIGVTIIGGFLGRFFSGFFTDLFGWRVFFIMVGILLLLAAFLVFKFSSSISASFIKPKLKDIIHILKIKHNLYIYMMIFGIFFSFQAILNFIPFELTNLGNEYSGSKTGMMYFGYVLGVLISFNLKKIVAVFRTAQNAIIFGIIVFLIALQIFRFESFLVMFVAMLVFCIGNFIAHSVASGFINKMAESHKGISNGLYVSFYYAGGALGSFLPGFIYMQSGWGAFLTLITAISSLSLVMILVLKYAKQSV; encoded by the coding sequence ATGAATAGGCTAGAACTATTGGTTATGTACTTTTGCACAGGGCTTACTTTGTGCGTGCTTTATGCAACTCAGCCAATAGGTCCGGTTTTTGAAGTCGAGCTTGGCATAAGTAGGACTGAGGCGACGCTATTTACGACTTCTATGATGACGCCACTTGCTTTTGCAAGCATATTTTATGGATATATTCTTGAGCGAGTGGCGATCAAAAAACTTCTTATTTTAGCATTTTTACTTCTTGGGGTTAGTGAGATTATTTTTAGCCTTTCAAGCTCGTATTTTTGGATGCTTAATATCCGTGGATTTCAAGGGCTCTTAGTCCCAGCGGTTTTGACTGGAATCATGAGCTATATCTCTACTGCATCAACCAAAGAAAACGTCGCAAGTGCCATAGGAGCCTACATAGGCGTTACTATCATAGGCGGATTTTTAGGTAGATTTTTTAGCGGATTTTTTACAGATTTGTTTGGCTGGAGAGTGTTTTTTATAATGGTAGGGATTTTACTTTTGCTAGCTGCATTTTTGGTATTCAAATTTAGCAGCAGTATCAGCGCTAGTTTCATAAAACCAAAACTAAAAGACATAATCCACATACTAAAAATAAAACATAATTTATACATTTACATGATGATATTTGGTATCTTTTTCTCATTTCAAGCTATATTAAATTTCATACCATTTGAGCTTACAAATTTAGGCAACGAATACAGTGGCAGCAAGACTGGAATGATGTATTTCGGGTATGTTCTTGGAGTTTTGATATCATTTAATCTAAAAAAAATAGTCGCAGTTTTTCGCACGGCTCAAAACGCCATAATATTTGGAATTATAGTATTCTTAATCGCTCTTCAAATTTTTAGATTTGAGAGTTTTTTAGTGATGTTCGTGGCTATGCTTGTATTTTGTATCGGCAACTTCATCGCCCACTCTGTAGCAAGTGGATTTATAAACAAAATGGCAGAGTCACACAAAGGCATCTCAAACGGGCTTTATGTGAGTTTTTATTACGCTGGCGGGGCGCTTGGTAGCTTTTTGCCAGGATTTATTTATATGCAAAGCGGCTGGGGCGCGTTTCTTACGCTTATCACAGCTATTAGTAGTCTGTCGCTTGTCATGATTTTGGTGCTAAAGTATGCAAAACAGAGCGTTTAA